One window of Pseudomonas sp. FP198 genomic DNA carries:
- a CDS encoding putative adenosine monophosphate-protein transferase Fic: protein MPDKYGVGEDAYCYPGSTVLRNKLDIRDEQTLSEAEQQLSAIAASHVEFNPPPYSLPYLQNIHRALFSDLFEWAGELRTVGMAKQATRFCQPEYMEKEANKIFGNLAASNWFEGLSRTELIIAVADAYSDININHPFREGNGRAQRILFEHLIMNAGFEISWWGIDKEEWIDANIAAYNCVLGPMEAVFEKCIGEMIQT, encoded by the coding sequence CGGTCCTGCGCAATAAACTCGATATCCGCGATGAACAGACCCTGAGCGAAGCCGAACAACAGCTCTCGGCCATCGCTGCGAGCCATGTCGAATTCAACCCTCCGCCTTACAGCCTGCCTTATTTGCAGAATATTCATCGAGCGCTGTTCTCGGACCTGTTCGAATGGGCCGGAGAGCTGCGGACCGTTGGCATGGCCAAGCAAGCCACGCGTTTCTGCCAACCTGAATACATGGAAAAGGAAGCCAACAAGATATTCGGCAACCTGGCGGCGTCGAACTGGTTCGAGGGACTGAGCAGAACTGAACTGATCATCGCCGTGGCGGATGCCTATTCCGATATCAACATCAACCACCCATTCCGCGAAGGCAACGGCCGCGCCCAGCGCATCCTGTTCGAACACCTCATCATGAATGCCGGATTCGAGATCAGTTGGTGGGGGATCGATAAAGAGGAATGGATCGACGCCAATATCGCGGCTTATAACTGTGTGCTGGGCCCCATGGAGGCGGTTTTTGAGAAGTGCATTGGGGAAATGATTCAGACCTGA
- the rssC gene encoding anti-sigma factor antagonist RssC gives MSTGRIQFAEQDGTFVLKFVGEVRLTLCSALDATIEKIFTALNFNAIVIDLTETRSIDSTTLGLLAKLSILSRQKVGLLPTVVTTHNDITRLLQSMGFDQVFNIVGDPVPCPECLDDLPDQDQSEEDVRIKVLEAHKILMGLNDSNREAFHDLVSALERP, from the coding sequence ATGAGTACCGGTAGAATCCAGTTCGCCGAGCAGGACGGCACCTTCGTCCTGAAGTTTGTCGGTGAAGTGCGCCTGACCCTGTGTTCAGCGCTGGATGCGACAATCGAGAAGATCTTCACCGCGTTGAACTTCAACGCCATCGTGATCGACCTGACCGAAACCCGCAGCATCGACAGCACCACCCTGGGCCTGCTGGCCAAGTTGTCGATCCTGTCGCGGCAAAAGGTCGGCCTGCTGCCGACCGTTGTCACCACCCACAACGACATTACCCGTTTGCTGCAGTCGATGGGCTTTGATCAGGTGTTCAACATCGTCGGCGATCCGGTGCCATGCCCGGAATGCCTGGATGATCTGCCTGATCAGGACCAGTCCGAAGAGGACGTGCGGATCAAGGTGCTTGAAGCGCACAAGATCCTCATGGGGCTGAACGACTCCAATCGTGAAGCGTTTCATGACTTGGTGAGTGCGTTGGAGCGGCCGTGA
- the dusA gene encoding tRNA dihydrouridine(20/20a) synthase DusA gives MSLHAAPLSRRFSVAPMMDWTDPHCRYFLRILSKHALLYTEMVTTGALLNGDHERFLRHHEAEHPLALQLGGSVPAELAACARMAEEHGYDEVNLNVGCPSDRVQNNMIGACLMGHPGLVADCVKAMRDAVSIPVTVKHRIGINGRDSYEQLCDFVGTVREAGCGSFTVHARIAILEGLSPKENRDIPPLRYDVVAQLKADFPELEIVLNGGIKTLEACHEHLRTFDGVMLGREAYHNPYLLAEVDQQLFGSTAPVISRAEALAQLRPYIAAHLAAGGAMHHITRHVLGLGTGFPGARRFRQLLSVDIHKTKDPLALLDQAGQLLEGR, from the coding sequence ATGTCTTTACACGCCGCTCCGCTGTCTCGCCGCTTTTCCGTTGCCCCCATGATGGATTGGACTGACCCCCATTGCCGGTACTTCCTGCGCATCCTCTCCAAACATGCCCTGCTCTACACCGAGATGGTCACCACCGGCGCCCTGCTCAACGGTGATCACGAGCGTTTCCTGCGTCATCACGAAGCCGAGCACCCGCTGGCCCTGCAATTGGGCGGCAGTGTTCCCGCCGAATTGGCCGCCTGCGCGCGAATGGCCGAGGAACATGGCTACGATGAGGTCAACCTGAATGTAGGTTGTCCGAGCGACCGGGTGCAGAACAACATGATTGGCGCCTGCCTGATGGGCCATCCCGGGCTGGTGGCCGATTGTGTGAAGGCCATGCGTGATGCGGTGTCGATTCCAGTGACGGTGAAGCACCGGATTGGAATAAATGGTCGAGACAGTTACGAACAATTGTGCGATTTCGTCGGGACAGTGCGTGAGGCCGGGTGCGGCAGTTTTACCGTGCATGCGCGAATCGCGATTCTGGAGGGGTTGTCGCCCAAGGAGAACCGCGACATTCCACCGCTACGTTATGACGTGGTGGCGCAACTGAAAGCTGACTTCCCTGAGCTGGAAATCGTCCTCAACGGCGGGATCAAGACGCTGGAGGCGTGTCATGAACACCTGCGGACGTTCGACGGGGTGATGCTCGGACGCGAGGCATATCACAACCCTTATCTGCTGGCCGAAGTGGACCAGCAATTGTTCGGCAGCACTGCGCCGGTGATCAGCCGCGCCGAGGCCTTGGCGCAACTGCGGCCCTATATTGCCGCGCACTTGGCGGCTGGCGGCGCCATGCATCACATCACCCGGCATGTGCTGGGGCTGGGCACGGGGTTTCCGGGGGCGCGGCGGTTCCGGCAGTTGTTGTCGGTGGACATTCACAAGACCAAGGATCCGTTGGCGCTGCTGGATCAGGCCGGGCAGTTGCTTGAAGGGCGTTAA
- the tal gene encoding transaldolase — protein sequence MTSKLEQLKQFTTVVADTGDFEAIARIKPVDATTNPSLLLKASAIHGYAELLNACVADCKGDVGLASDRFGVAVGQEILKVIPGRISTEVDARLSFDTEAMLKRAHRLVDLYEKAGVGRDRVLIKIASTWEGIRAAEQLEREGIQCNLTLLFSFAQAAACADAGVFLISPFVGRIYDWYKKANGNDYTGADDPGVQSVTRIYNYYKANDYKTVVMGASFRNLNQIEQLAGCDRLTVSPELLEKLAADEGKLERKLAPGQAGEARLSLNEAQFRWLSNEDAMATEKLAEGIRQFARDQEKLEALLQAKL from the coding sequence ATGACTTCCAAGCTGGAACAACTCAAGCAGTTCACTACCGTCGTGGCCGATACCGGCGACTTCGAAGCCATCGCCCGCATCAAACCGGTGGACGCCACCACCAACCCTTCCCTGCTGCTCAAGGCTTCGGCCATTCACGGTTATGCCGAGCTGCTGAACGCCTGCGTGGCGGACTGCAAGGGCGACGTGGGCCTGGCCAGCGACCGTTTTGGTGTAGCGGTCGGACAAGAAATCCTCAAGGTGATTCCGGGGCGCATCTCCACCGAAGTGGATGCACGCCTGTCGTTCGATACCGAGGCCATGTTGAAGCGCGCCCATCGCCTGGTCGACCTGTACGAAAAGGCCGGTGTGGGCCGGGACCGCGTGCTGATCAAGATCGCCTCCACCTGGGAAGGCATCCGCGCCGCCGAGCAACTGGAGCGCGAAGGCATCCAGTGCAACCTGACGCTGCTGTTCTCCTTCGCCCAGGCCGCCGCCTGTGCCGACGCCGGCGTGTTCCTGATCTCGCCATTCGTGGGCCGTATCTATGACTGGTACAAAAAGGCCAATGGCAATGACTACACCGGGGCCGACGATCCCGGCGTGCAGTCGGTGACGCGCATCTACAACTACTACAAGGCCAATGACTACAAGACCGTGGTCATGGGCGCCAGCTTCCGTAATCTCAATCAGATCGAGCAATTGGCCGGCTGCGACCGCCTGACCGTCAGCCCCGAACTGTTGGAAAAACTGGCCGCCGACGAGGGCAAGCTGGAACGCAAGCTGGCGCCTGGCCAGGCCGGGGAAGCGCGTCTGAGCCTCAATGAGGCGCAGTTCCGCTGGTTGTCCAACGAAGACGCCATGGCAACCGAGAAACTGGCTGAAGGCATTCGTCAGTTCGCTCGGGACCAGGAGAAGCTGGAAGCGTTGCTGCAAGCCAAGCTTTGA